CGGCTGGCTGGGTGGAAGAGTGACCAGTGAGGAGGATCCGCGCTCGGTGGACTACGAGGATCTCATTCGGAACACCAGTGTGTGGCACCACTTGCAGCGGGTATCCGCCGGAGAGCGCAACATCAGCGAGCTGAGGGATCAGGCCAGGATCGAGTGCCCGGATCCTGCGACAGGGATCAAGCCCTGCATGCCCCTCGAGGCTCCCTGTCTCTTCGACATCGACGCTGACCCCTGCGAACGGAGCAACCTGTATGAGGAGTATCAAAACACGACAATTTTTCTGGATCTTTGGGCGCGAGCTCAGCAGTTTGCCAAACAGGCACACCCTCCGAACAATAAACCAGCGGATCCGGAATGCGATCCCCGGTTTTACCACAATGAGTGGACGTGGTGGCAGGATGAGCAGCGTTCTAGTTCGGGGACACCAGTGCGAATGAATGTCATCAGCTTTTTCTTAGGACTCATCCTAACAAGTCGGTGGACTCTCTATCTTTGAGGTAACTCTTTGAGTAAGTACTACTTATAGAAATAcatattgtaaaataatacttttgcATACAAGCAGTTGGATGTTCAGGGATACATTGATGTCAAGCCAATGAAACCtacatttttcttataaaGCTAATGTATTTATAGTAACTTTTAACTTAGAATTAGTTCAGTTTAAGTTCTAAAAGTTTTACTCAAAAGTTGACTTATAGTTTTCTTACacggttttttttattattttcaggTTTTATACAAGCAAAAATAGTAGAAGTTCTTAAGAATACTATAGTGCTAATTTATTTGCCGCTAAAAAATCCTGGAATTGAAATTGAtaagaaatggaaatatcTTTATACTGATGATAAATAGGCGGAGTCTCTAGACCACTCACAGTGAATTGAGAGTTTGGGTCAAACCAATTTAGATAATTtataacttaaatttgacCAACTGTAAACATTTCTAAGTAATGTCTGAATGGCTCCAGTTTCCAATAGCCAATCCGCCAGCTTATCTTATCGATCACTTCTGCGAAAACTGATAAACTGAAAATCAATCAAAACCACACGAAAGTAGATCTCTGTCAATCAAAGTGGCTTACAAAGTGTTAGACcgaacttaatgaaaatgtGAAAACTTAGAAATTTTATCACTATTTATAACGCcagatttatttttgttgtgaACTTCACCAAGCGGATATTATTGTTATCATATCGGTAATATCAAAAGTTATAAgtgactttatttatttgttatgttTGCCAAATTAACAATAAGTAATTGTAAATTAAGGCTCGTTTTCTCATTCTTATGATAAAATAATTGGTGtaacactttaaaaataaagcttaaaatataattttcttataACATGAGGATGAGAAAACGTCCTTAGCTCAGTCAAATGTTAGGGccttttttgtaaatattcttCAAGCGAAATAAATTGCGTGTAATGTGTATATGAAATTAACAACATGTTTTTGTCTTTATTTTTACTACACCAACTGGTTAAGTCATTAAAGATTTGAATAACTCCcaatcatattttaaaattctgtcatttttatagatatttaattaataaaaaacgtatACAATCTACCAGCAGCCAGTAACAATCTACATATACGTTTTCTCCACTCAAATTcgatttgtttcattttttattagcaGTCCATAGATATTTCGCCTTATAATTTTCAGATATTTCAAATTACAATTGAATCTAGTAGATGGTTCCATTAACCTTCGGCTGTGCCACCAAGACCTCGTACTTGTCGAACTTCCGCAGGGCCAAGGTCTCGTGCTTGATGATGCAGAGCTTTTCGCTGAGGAGAAGGGTGCCGATCAGGATACCTCCATCGGTCTTGGCGCGGCAGCAGAAGACGCGCTCATTTTTGACCGTGGTGCCAACGGCCACGGCTCCCTTCTCGTAGAAACCATCGAAACTCCTGACCCACACGTAGTTCAGATTGCGCTCGGCCACCAGGAGGTCGTACACAAGGAGCTTCGAGGAGATGGACGCGGTGTTAAAGTAAGCCACCCCAGTTTCCGCAACAACGCGGGCAGGCAGGATATCGTTGATGTACTTCACGCGGCCCACATACGTGTTGAAACCGTTGGGATCAAAGCCACCCAAAACTGCAGTATCGGGGATAGCGTACGACAGGTTTCCAGCCTTCCACACGTGCTCGGTATCTGCAGGAATATAGGTGTTACATCGGTTCAGATAACCCTCCAGTTCTTCTGGTTCTCACCATAAGTCGAGGGAACCGCAATGGCGACGGCGAACAGGGCCAAGACCAAACAGGCTACTTTGTACATCTTGACGGACTGTTGGATACGCTTTGAGTAACTGGCCTAGACGCTAGCTGCTTTTATAGTCGCCTCCTTATCTCCCCACTCAAATTACACTTTTCATTATCAGAAGATTGGTATTGATAGCATCGGTTTTGGTGACTAACATAAAGAGTGACTCTACGCATCGCAGTTTTATTGCACCCTCTAAAAATAACAGAATATGAGTTGAAAAATCccctttcaaaatatttcgtAAGTTTAGGTTATTGTATAATCGTTTAATctggaaattatttatttgaataaatgcAGCTGGTctttaagatcaataaaaatatggcATGCACCTATCAAACCCGAGTAAAAGAATACATCTCATCTTTTATCTTACCCAACATGACAAGTCAATTAAGAGCAAAATAGAAAGGTGCTTGATCACTAAGTACGCATTTTATTTGCTAGCACTCAGCAATCTGCAAAACATAGCACAAACGGAGCTACCTACCGTTTTCTGACCAGTATCTTATACTTTTCGAACCCACGGAGAGGCGGACTTTCGTATTTGACAATGCATTTCCGCTTTGAAAGGTATAAGGTTCCAATGAAGACCGCATTATCGTAAAGAATGCGACAGATGAATACGCGAACGTTGGCGGCATTAGTTTCTACGGATACGGCATTCTTCTTTCGGATGCCATCAAAACTTAAGATCTATTCGTAGATTTCTGTGTCATTGGTCTTCGCTTGCAAAGTTCCAGGTGGAACCACTCGGGCGGGTAGAATATTACTGATCTTCGTCGTTCGACCCACGTAGTTATAGTAACCCTCTGGATCGTAGCCGCCCAAAACAGCTTCGTCCCCCAGATCCTTAGCTGTGTCCACGAAAACCCATTGGACCAAAGTTTGAAAAAGGACCGTCAGTATTATTAGGTTCTTGGCTGATTGCACGGTTGGTCTGTTGACTGAAGAGCTTTTGTGACCATTTGCTAACCGTTTTTGAatcgtttttatacccttccagagggtataatgatttcagtcagaagtttgcaacgcagtgaaactttcccaaaagtcatctttctattgcaggtagtatataagtcggaaacagccggatcggacaactatatcttacagctcccatagcaactatcggggaaaaaatattaaaaaaaaatatatctttcgtgttttttaacatatacctttctaagcttggatataacatttttaaattagttctgaatttcgaattaaattggatcaaaatcggacgactatatcatatagctcccataggaacaatcgaaaaattagtggtaaaataatattgaaaaattatatcttcggtgatttttaacttattaactatatgatacagtcgtccgattttaataaaaatgcaacctcctacgcttggaaataacattttttatttggctttgaatttggaattaaattttatcaaaatcggacgactatatagctgccataggaacgatcggaaaataaatagaaaaacatgaaataaaaattatatctttcgtgtttttaacatataccttatgagattgaaaataaaattttttaattagttcagaatttcgaattaaattttattaaaatcggacgactgtatcatatcaacgattggataattggtgggaaataatgtgaaacaaattatagctttggggctttttgacatattatcttataatattaggaatatacatttttctacttttaagaatttcgaattcaatttaataaaattattgattattttttatagctgcaagagtatacaaacttcggcttgccgaagttaacttcctttcttgttatttttagGGTTAAGTCCtgttgtaaattattttcggGGACTGCTCGAAAGATTAGATAAATGGGTAGTTTTCTGGAAGTATTAATCAGATTTCTCGGTAAGACTTAAGAAACTTCAAAAGAATTTCCGGAATGGAAGTcccaaataaataagaaataaatttaaaataaagttgtgTTAAAAAGCCTTTTAGGAAATTGCAGGTACTAATCATACCAAACATATTCAGATCACCTTTATTTAGTTTACgttttttaaaaccaatttaaatatttcgagctttataataatttatatatatttatattattataataatatcatAATAATATCAAAGGTATGATCAGGCAAGGATTATTTGGTCAATACATATGAAATAAAACACATCGTTATAGTTTAGAAaacataaaagatattttatggCAGATACAATTGACTTTTCGttagaaaagtaaaaaatacatCAAAATGATACTTGACAGGTTTTTATCATTTGTTCTTTTTGGTAaattgttttagttttaaataatttccaaaCTCTTGTCCACAAAATCTttgtccaaaaataaaatatctaaactTTTATTGAAAATCATTTCGTTTGTCAATACAAATTGTtgaagatttattttttgatccATTTACTAAGTTAAACAGTCTTGGACATGGCCAGTTGttcaaaaaagatattttatggCTGATACGATTGACTTTTCgttagaaaattaataaatacgGCATcatcaaaatgttattttttcatttgttcTTTTTGGTAaattgttttagttttaaataattttccaaaTCTTGTTCACAAaatcttttttcaaaaataaaataactaaacttttaatgaaatttatttcgTTTGTCAATACAAATTGTtgaggttttattttttgagttcCGCATCCCTCCGCTAGATGGCGTAGCCCTAGAAGCATTAAAAATCACCGAGCCaataaaaatcgtttaaatttttatttgctttttttccTCCGAATTTTAAGCAAGAacacgaaataaatttattaaagtttCAACCGAATTAGAAAACATAATCAGTGATTAATTcagtaataataaatatttatttatttagtcaaTTCTCAGTGTCCGATGTATGCATCTACAAAAGGAGAATAGGTGGCCACATGGCGTTCCCTAACGAGAATCTCGTATTTGTCAGATTGACGAGTGAAGAGGTTCTCGTATTTGACGATGCATGCCCGCTTCGCAAGGTACAATGTCCCAATGAAGAGCCCTTCGTCGCAGCGTATGCGACAGATGAAGACACGGTCGTTGGAGGCGTTGGTTCCCACGGACACGGCGTTCTTCTCCCGGAATCCATCGAAGCTGCGGACCCAGTGGTAGCTGACGGTGGCATTGGACACCAGGACCTCGTAGGTCGTGACTTGGTTGGCCAACGTGTCCGTGTTGAAGGTGGCCTTGCCCAGTTCCGGAACCACGCGGGCGGGCAGAATGTTACTGCTGTAGGCCACACGACCCACGTAGTTGTAGTAACCAGCGGAATCTATGCCACCAAGGACCGCTTCATCGGGTATGTCTAGGGTCTTGTCCAGGTACACCCACGTGTCCAGCGTGCTGTAGAGGCCGCCCTGAATGAAAGCCACCAGCTGGACGAGGATTACGGTCACAATAACAGAGCTCTTGGTTGAGGTCATGATTCTATTGCTGACTGAGGAAGTGTTGTGGCCATTTTCATCCGTTGACCGCTTTTATAGATCTACCCCAATGGACTCCGAGGCCTGATAAGATtgattgtaaataatttttcgaGGGATTATTTAAGTGGTTAGATAGTGGGTTCCTTTTACGGCTTGGTGATTAACACGTAAAATCTTGTGATTTTTCGGAGTGGAAGTCCCCTAAAGTATCGTTGTTACAGCAGAAATAtcatgatatttaaaaaagtttagtCGAGGTATCTCTATATAAAAAGGTATAACTcgccttaaaaaaaataattttttgtatggTAGTTTTTGTAATATTGAACACGTAAAATTAATAACCTTCTTAAGTTAGCGCAAAAATCTGCGAGGCCAAGATCGAACGAAATCGAATGATAGAATACTAATCAATTCAATTAGAGCGGACCAAACCCGTTTGCTGCTTATCAACCTATTCGACTTATCAACAGGCTATGAGAACCCCGACCTTAGTTAACAATCACAATGAAGCTcatttcgaaatacctttcgTTTTCTTTCCAGCTCTTCCCCGAACCCTTTAAAGGTTCGTTGAACCTTAAAATTGCCTTTGCTTTTCCTCGCTTGCCTGTCTTTGCAAAAGCAGTTTTGGCTTTGCCCCTCAAAGCGCTGAGTTTCGCTTTCGTACGATAATTTCTGTGGCTGTTTTATAGCAGTGTGCTATGAGTTGTATACGTTTATTTTTCGGGCACGTTTCGTGACGTCACAGCCGTCTGAGACGGCTAAAACGTTGTCACTTTAAAAGCGCCAAGATCCAGCGGAGCGGTTAGTCGAGTGGAGAAGCCGCTGGGGGAAGGATCGCCGACGATCACCCTCCATCGTTAAGACCTTTAGCTGATTGCGGAAAAACAGTTAAGTGTTTAGTGTAATGTGCTAAAAAGGTTTAGCAACCTAGTTGCACACTTGAAACATATTTAACAGAAGAAGCTACTTAATAAATGTGTTGCGCAACCAATTTCCcttaaaatattccataatttttaattcttatttttataaatccaTACATAAACAATATATTGTCGGCGAAATTAATTTACCAAGGCCGTAAgcttttataataatacataaatgaaacaaaaaaatagtaactataaatcaattaatttgtattgaAAATCGATGTGCCTaaggtattttgaaatggTCTCAGAGCCAGATTCAAAGAaatcaaagaaatataaagCAAAGCATCATTTATACTTAATAtaccattatttatttagcaactaaaacaaaaagtcCGCTAGCTTTGCGTTCTGAACCAGTTTATTGCGTCGCTTATAACATCCGAATTAAAAAAGTCTCTGCTTTTATAATGACTTTATAAAGAGagaaaaatttttgaaatgaaataaacaaaCGCTTGTGACAACAGATTTCTTTATGACACATAAAGAGGATCCATAAAACATAAACGATTGCACTCAAGAACCACTTTCCTTAAGTACATTTCAGAAATGCTAAGATTAAGTAGTAGTACACAAAAGTTACGTTGCTTTAGTGGAATTTTTAAGTTGAATATTAActtaagaacattttaaaaattggaaTTACATTTGTTAATTAGTTATGATCCTATTTATTATAGTACTGCCTTAAACTGAGCCAGTATTggatattttgaatttaacatTATATTGTTTGctcatttttgtatttctcttttttaaaaataataagatttTGCAATACCCCGATAAGGTCTTACCAAacctttttaattgtttaactACATGAGGTTTTATTGGCTAACGCAAAATGTGGTTAAACCTTATTAGTGGTTATCCACGTTTTTCAAGTCCAGAAAGTTTCCGAATCGGAAAAATGGAGATCTTTATTGCAATAAACAAGTTTTGATTGGACTAGTCAGTGTCATAATGGGGGCTTCCACTCAAGAACCTTTCCATTGATGCACGATGAACTGGATATTGATTACATCACATGTGTTTAATCAAGGTCACAATATTAACGAGCTGTGAGGGTCACCACCTGACAGTTGGGCGTTCCCATTCTCAGTCACAGTCCCCATGTCGTGACTAAAATTCCCATCCCGTTCGCACGACACTTTTAAATCCAGCCAAATTATGTATGAAACTCGTCTGAAGTGCTAAAAACAATTGCACAGATCATAGATTTTATGGTTTGTCTTGCTTATCTGCCCCGATTTCATTGTTGCCAGCTTTTATGGCCTATTGCGACAATTAAACCCCAGTTTTAGCCAAGATAAAAGAAATTACAGTCCTCACAGCGGAGGTAAGCCCAAGTATGCAAGTGCTCATATGTTTTTCGTTTTATATAATGCCTTAGCCATTGTTGCCAAAATACAACGAAGTAAAAAGCCAGCAGTCGCCCGAATGGTTGAATGAACTTTTCGGCCACATGCTACTTTGGGCCATGGGATAGGTCAGGAGGAAGAAGTTGGGGGGCAGCACCTGTGGAAGATGGCCGATTGTACAACGGCCAATTATGGCGAAGAAAATTCGGAAGAGACTGGATGTGCAATAGTGTAATCCGGAGAGTTACAAGCTGGCATTTCACCATATTGCCAAAAACAATAAGCCGAAGTTAGTTTTACTAGCAATTACTTACTAAATATTTCCGTAATACATAGTGTGCCAAGATTGAGTGCGGTAAAAGTGTATAcgcttttattaatttgtcttaaacaatttattagaTCAGAGGCAAATTTCTCCATCCTATAAAGTCAAGGCCCTGGGAGTATAAACATGTCGGGAAGAATCCGTGGTCTGCTGGCAGTGAGTGCCGTGCTCAGTCTGGCAACGGGATCTGGATATGCCACCAAGCCGAATATAGTGATAATAATGATAGATGATATGGTAAGTTGTACTTTTAAGCAACAGTAACTACTTGTTAACACGTGCTACTACATTTAGGGGATGAACGATGTGAGTTTTCACGGCTCGAATCAGATTCTCACACCCAACATCGATGCCCTGGCCTACAATGGAATTCTGCTCAACAAGCACTATGTTCCCAATTTGTGCACGCCATCCAGGTCCACCCTGTTGACCGGAAAATATCCCATACACACAGGTTAAATATagtttacaaaacaaaaagggttATTTTTCATAGGTAAATATTGCCAGGAATGCAGCACTTTGTTATTATAACCGACGAGCCCTGGAGTCTGCCCAAGCGAGAGCGCCTGATGCCGGAATTTTTCCGGGAGGCGGGCTATTCCACCCACTTGGTGGGAAAGTGGCACCTGGGCTTCTGGCGAAAGGACCTCACTCCCACAATGCGCGGATTCGACCATCACTTTGGTTATTACAACGGGTACATCGACTACTACGACCACCAGCTCCGAATGCTCGACCGGAACTACTCGGCAGGACTGGACCTCCGAAGGGATCTTGAGCCCTGTCCCGAGGCACATGGAACCTACGCCACGGAGGCCTTCACCGCCGAAGCAAAAAGGATCATTGAGAAGCACGACAAGAGGAAGCCGTTGTTCATGGTGCTCAGTCATTTGGCAGTGCACACGGGCAACGAGGACAATCCTATGCAGGCTCccgaggaggaggtggccaaATTTGTCCACATCAAGGATCCCAAGCGACGCACTTACGCTGGTGAATATCTATCTAAAGGGTTTTTTATGGGAACTTATTTTATCATCTGTATTGTTTGATCAAAGGCATGATATCCAGTCTGGATAAGAGCGTGGGTCAGACGATTGGTGCTTTGAAGGACAATGGCATGCTGAATAACACCATTATTTTACTCTTCTCGGACAATGGAGCTCCCACTGTCGGGATACACTCCAACGCTGGATCTAACTATCCATATCGAGGTGTAAGTAACTATCGTAACCAATGGTTTCAAAATACTACACTTGGTGGTTCTTTAAGATCTTAATCTTAAATATTAATCTAATTTTGTTTCCTGTCTTAATCCAACAGCAAAAGGAATCCCCCTGGGAGGGTGGCATTCGATCGGCTGGAGCCCTGTGGAGTCCGCTGCTAAAGGAGCAAGGTTATGTGTCCAACCAGGCCATCCATGCCGTAGATTGGCTGCCCACATTGGCTGGCGCTGCCGGAGTATCTCTGCCACAGGACCTTCAGCTGGACGGGATTAATCTCTGGCCGGCGCTGAGTGCCAATCAGAAACCGAAGCCCAGAACGATGGTTCACGTTCTGGATGAAGTTTTCGGTTACTCTTCGTACATGAGAGATAATCTTAAGTACGTAAACGGAAGCAGCTTTGGGGGAAAATACGACCAGTGGCTGGGTAAACTCGAATCCAATGAAGCCGATCCCTTGAGTGAGAGCTACGAGCAGCATGTTCTGGGATCGGAAGTTCAACGCGCCCTGGGAAAGCGAGGACTAACTAAGGATCGCATCCTTCAAATGCGAAGCCAAGCCACCGAGAAGTGCCTCCCTGTTGAGGGCCAAAATCCTCTGGATCCGAAATACAGATGTGAGCCCCTCAAGGCCCATTGTTTCTTCGATCTGGCAAAGGATCCCTGCGAGCGGTACAATTTAGCGCAACTTTATCCCCGCCAACTGCAGGAACTAGCCCAAGAGGTGGAGCAAGTGCGTCGGACTGCGATTCCCAGCGCCCGAGTGCCCATCTCCGATCCACGGGCTGATCCGGCTTACCACAACGGAAATTGGGAGTGGTGGAACAACACGGAAACGGGATCAGGTTCcgataaatgtttattaaattcgtgGGTTGTGATAGGAAGTTTTATAGGCTTAGCAATTAGGTAATGTTTGTAGTTGTaggaaaaaatagtttaatttgtaataaaaacaaataattttaagcaTCAACTCTTTATTTTTGCCCTAAAACTACATTCATTAAATGAGCAGAAATTCGCTTGTATTGAGCCCCTGTTTTTGGTATCACTGTTGATAACAAATTATGTAAACAACTTTCGCCTTAAAGATAAAAAACTGCACTAGACTGAGATCAGTgacctatatatattttctatattttcccCCTTACGATATTGTGATTTAAGATTGTTGATATGTTaagctttttaatttgtcaaaTAAACTTTGCCCGAAAATATGCAACAGTAGTACAGCTTAAAGTTGTgtgtattaaataaaacaacaaagttatatagcaataaaataatttaagtttttttattttctcgaAGTCAATCTTGTTGGGCTATAActttagttttaataaaattgtatggAGTATTCaagaatattttcttttaattaaaaaaaagaatttaatacGCCCCACGAATAAACCAGCCCAAAATCCAGAAACGGAACTTACCGGAGTAATCgattttaactaattttattAGAAACAACAATGGACAGACAACTATATTCTCTATAAACAATAGAAAAGCTGGCTTAAATCTAGCAATTGCATTTGGTTAATGATTACAGGAGATTAAGactaaatttacaaaattacacaaaaataatacaaaacagaAGATAACAATACAATCCAGTTTCTCGCTCTTGAATACTCACTAGATTTCTAAACTcgtatatacatacataataCACACGGACAGTTGACTGGTGCAGAGCCAACATTATCATACATTTGGATAATACTCTTAACATAACTCAAAAATGGGTTTCCTCCGGGCTTTGGGCCTTGGTATCTGGTTTTCCTGCGTGGCCATGGAATTCCCCTCCTCTTTGGCGCTATTCGATCATATTGAACAGTAGACAGGAGAATATCATACCAAAGATCTGAAAGAAAATAAGCAgggatatttataaaattataaactgGATACTAATGGATAATATAAActcttattatttataattaaactgACTCACACAAAACATAATAATCTTTTTAGCAGTATACTTTTACAGGGAAATCAACCTGTAATATGGACTTTACTTACCATCAGAATGGCCACCGCTATGGAGGTCCCTCCAATAACCGCCGCATGATCTCTGATGAAGTTGGTCGTCACATAGAGACAGCCCTGGTTGTACAGATTCGTGATGGTTGGGAAGATGGTGCACTCCTTTCGCTGGCCCCCGAAGAGCTCCTGGCAGCAGGACTCGGGCACTGGTCCATACCGGTTCCAATCGTGCCACGTGTCCACTCCGCAGCACTGGAGTCGCTCCTGGGTCAAGTCCCAGGCCTGGGTGATCTCCCTCCTGCTGCCGTACAAGGCCATTGTGGACCGCATTTCCTAGGGAGCATTCGGTGGGTTCAATACAGTGCCACAAACTAATTTATTGATTTGCCTCACCTGCCGCATGGTCTGCTGAACTCGTTCGCGAAACACGTAACCCAAGACGCCGCCAATTAGCATGGTGACGAAAACCAGAGCCACTATTATGAAATACTGCAAAAGAAAAACCGATTAGTTAGTCTACATGATAAATGGTGCTTGCATCATAGTTTAGAAGATAATAACTACGATTTCTTAAGGTAATTTTAGGAAGGAGCACTTagtagaaataaaatatggaaTGGTTTTATGCTTCTTTGGGAATTacttaaatttctttaaaattaggcttttaaaaaaatgtttgattttatagggccaaaagaaattttattttggcttaaatttgtttttaaaaaattgactATAGCTTacgtttattttattagcttCATGCAATATATGTTAACTCACCGTAAGAAGTAGACACTTGACCTCCTTTCCAGCACCTACACAGCCCAAAAAGGACACCAGGCAAATGATGATCGATGTAACCAGCAGGACATAGACTGCTCCTGAGAACAGGTTTGTTCCGAGCAACTCGTTAACGAAGCTGCGATCCACCAGAGTCCACAGGGTGAGACAGAAGACAATGGCTCCTCCCACCTAAATtacacaaatttaattttagtatattttgtaaaatggaTTTCATTTAGGTGAGGCACTCACGAATATCACAAAGTTGGCTATGAAGAGGCTGTACTTGACGAACTGCCCGCAGCAGTCCATTCGCGAACTGAAGCCCATGTCGTCTTCCTTTTAATGGAATAAAACTGTCGGTTAATCAATTCGAAACAGGAAAtacaaataacatttttacttTTGTCTAGACGTGACGGGTTCCAAATGGGATTTGATGCAAGGAGGATGATGCTAAGGATTTGGGATAGGAAAAGATGCAGAGGATCTTGATGGCGCAACAACTCTGTATGACGAaacagataagattattttccaCTTGGCTTTGATTGGGTTTGGGGTTAGTAAGAAATGGTTTAGAAATGAAATTATGTGGTTCAGTATATATAACTATTTTTCATCCT
This window of the Drosophila biarmipes strain raj3 chromosome 3L, RU_DBia_V1.1, whole genome shotgun sequence genome carries:
- the LOC108028715 gene encoding uncharacterized protein LOC108028715, whose product is MYKVACLVLALFAVAIAVPSTYDTEHVWKAGNLSYAIPDTAVLGGFDPNGFNTYVGRVKYINDILPARVVAETGVAYFNTASISSKLLVYDLLVAERNLNYVWVRSFDGFYEKGAVAVGTTVKNERVFCCRAKTDGGILIGTLLLSEKLCIIKHETLALRKFDKYEVLVAQPKVNGTIY
- the LOC108028190 gene encoding uncharacterized protein LOC108028190, which produces MTSTKSSVIVTVILVQLVAFIQGGLYSTLDTWVYLDKTLDIPDEAVLGGIDSAGYYNYVGRVAYSSNILPARVVPELGKATFNTDTLANQVTTYEVLVSNATVSYHWVRSFDGFREKNAVSVGTNASNDRVFICRIRCDEGLFIGTLYLAKRACIVKYENLFTRQSDKYEILVRERHVATYSPFVDAYIGH
- the LOC108028072 gene encoding arylsulfatase B translates to MSGRIRGLLAVSAVLSLATGSGYATKPNIVIIMIDDMGMNDVSFHGSNQILTPNIDALAYNGILLNKHYVPNLCTPSRSTLLTGKYPIHTGMQHFVIITDEPWSLPKRERLMPEFFREAGYSTHLVGKWHLGFWRKDLTPTMRGFDHHFGYYNGYIDYYDHQLRMLDRNYSAGLDLRRDLEPCPEAHGTYATEAFTAEAKRIIEKHDKRKPLFMVLSHLAVHTGNEDNPMQAPEEEVAKFVHIKDPKRRTYAGMISSLDKSVGQTIGALKDNGMLNNTIILLFSDNGAPTVGIHSNAGSNYPYRGQKESPWEGGIRSAGALWSPLLKEQGYVSNQAIHAVDWLPTLAGAAGVSLPQDLQLDGINLWPALSANQKPKPRTMVHVLDEVFGYSSYMRDNLKYVNGSSFGGKYDQWLGKLESNEADPLSESYEQHVLGSEVQRALGKRGLTKDRILQMRSQATEKCLPVEGQNPLDPKYRCEPLKAHCFFDLAKDPCERYNLAQLYPRQLQELAQEVEQVRRTAIPSARVPISDPRADPAYHNGNWEWWNNTETGSGSDKCLLNSWVVIGSFIGLAIR
- the LOC108028797 gene encoding CD151 antigen isoform X1; this translates as MGFSSRMDCCGQFVKYSLFIANFVIFVGGAIVFCLTLWTLVDRSFVNELLGTNLFSGAVYVLLVTSIIICLVSFLGCVGAGKEVKCLLLTYFIIVALVFVTMLIGGVLGYVFRERVQQTMRQEMRSTMALYGSRREITQAWDLTQERLQCCGVDTWHDWNRYGPVPESCCQELFGGQRKECTIFPTITNLYNQGCLYVTTNFIRDHAAVIGGTSIAVAILMIFGMIFSCLLFNMIE